A window of the Mesotoga prima MesG1.Ag.4.2 genome harbors these coding sequences:
- a CDS encoding damage-control phosphatase ARMT1 family protein: MKIDLRCIPCNLNSLLRILDQNHAGEEEKKQVVRTFMKEVAEMDWSDTPIDIGRKVGEALEPLFGDSDAFRDIKKMSNDNLLEIYDDLKTELLKLDDPLIGALKLSVAGNIIDVAPGHKIDIHSTMKDALSRPFAIDDLQELADRIRKANSLLIIGDNCGEAVLDKLLLDIAKVPNSYFSVRTKPALNDITMKEALEIGMDEVATLMDSGADAPGAQEKTMKREFSEVYFSADVVISKGQGNLEGLSSVKREIFFLLMAKCEVIGGFLGVPKGSFVAYKKAESRG; the protein is encoded by the coding sequence ATGAAGATAGATCTCAGATGTATTCCTTGCAATCTAAACAGCCTTCTCAGGATTCTTGACCAGAACCATGCCGGAGAGGAAGAGAAAAAGCAAGTAGTAAGAACCTTCATGAAAGAAGTCGCGGAGATGGACTGGTCAGATACTCCAATAGACATCGGCCGAAAGGTCGGTGAAGCGCTTGAACCCCTCTTTGGTGACAGCGATGCCTTTAGAGATATAAAAAAGATGTCTAATGACAATCTTCTGGAGATCTACGATGATTTGAAAACTGAGCTCCTCAAACTTGACGATCCGTTGATCGGTGCGCTAAAGCTTTCCGTGGCAGGTAATATCATAGACGTTGCTCCCGGTCACAAGATCGATATCCACTCCACGATGAAGGATGCTCTTTCCAGACCTTTTGCGATAGACGATCTTCAGGAACTTGCCGATAGAATCCGCAAGGCGAACTCTTTGCTGATCATCGGAGATAACTGTGGCGAAGCCGTTTTAGACAAGCTTCTTCTGGATATTGCGAAAGTGCCCAATAGCTACTTTTCTGTCAGAACAAAACCTGCGCTGAACGATATTACTATGAAAGAGGCGCTTGAAATAGGAATGGATGAAGTTGCGACACTAATGGATTCCGGAGCGGACGCGCCTGGCGCTCAGGAAAAGACAATGAAGAGAGAATTTTCCGAGGTCTATTTTAGCGCCGATGTAGTAATCTCTAAAGGACAGGGCAATCTTGAGGGTTTGAGTTCCGTGAAACGTGAGATCTTCTTCTTGCTTATGGCAAAATGCGAGGTAATTGGAGGCTTCCTCGGAGTTCCAAAGGGTTCGTTCGTTGCTTACAAAAAGGCAGAATCGAGGGGATAG
- a CDS encoding Orn/Lys/Arg family decarboxylase has protein sequence MELFKDFPVLVVDDDLRSENTGGRATREIIKELQKRGFSVIESYSGYDCRIEFMSHSNVSCVLLDWDLVIKPDAEFLGPGEIIEIIRGRNMLIPIFLMTEKLRVKEIPLEIVSQIDGYVWKLEDSPSFIAGRIEEATERYMDELLPPFLKELIRYVDEFKYSWHTPGHSGGEAFLKSSTGKIFHKFFGENIFRSDLSVSVPELGSLLEHTEAIGESEKSAAKIFGSDETYFVTNGTSTSNKIVFHYCVTPGDIVLIDRNCHKSIMHSIIMTGAIPIYLTPSRNSLGIIGPIHEENFEWSEIEKAIKESPLVEDKENYRIKLAVITNSTYDGLCYNARTILDRLEKVVDFVLFDEAWYAYAKFHPMYLGRFGMSSDIDRERSPVVFSTHSTHKLLAAFSQGSMIHVKDGRKRVDHGRFNEAYMMHMSTSPQYAIIASLDVAAKMMAGNAGRFLIDETIQEAIIFRKKMKHLKKEIESKETDRKRRWWLEIWQPDKVSIETESGERKTFDLEDIDESILKDRPDCWYLKANEDWHGFGKLDNDYALLDPVKVTVMTPGITRQGGMRNWGIPATIVTAFLRHRGIVVEKSGHYSFLILFSLGLTKGKSGTLLAELFTFKKLFDEDAPLDDVFPDIVREFPKKYGKMTLQELCRQMHEYLRKVKITKVLKDVYSQNPEQVMLPAKAYAELVNGNTELVRIRELQNRISAVMVVPYPPGIPVIMPGERYTGETKRIIEYLNLSEEFDNKFPGFENEMHGLKMKIDSANKKRYYTYCLKEIEQEDNR, from the coding sequence ATGGAGCTTTTCAAAGATTTTCCGGTCCTAGTTGTCGATGACGATCTTCGTTCAGAAAATACTGGTGGAAGAGCTACAAGAGAGATAATCAAAGAGCTTCAGAAACGAGGTTTTTCCGTAATTGAATCCTATTCAGGCTACGATTGCAGAATAGAGTTCATGTCACACTCAAATGTAAGCTGTGTCTTGCTTGATTGGGACCTAGTCATAAAACCCGATGCGGAATTTCTAGGCCCCGGAGAGATAATAGAGATAATCCGGGGTAGAAATATGCTTATTCCCATCTTTCTTATGACCGAAAAACTTCGAGTCAAGGAAATTCCGCTCGAAATTGTAAGCCAAATCGACGGCTATGTCTGGAAACTCGAAGACAGCCCCTCTTTCATTGCAGGCAGAATTGAAGAAGCAACTGAACGCTACATGGACGAGCTTCTTCCGCCATTCTTGAAGGAATTAATTAGATACGTAGATGAATTCAAGTATTCTTGGCACACTCCCGGCCACAGTGGTGGAGAGGCTTTTCTGAAGTCTTCTACCGGGAAGATCTTTCATAAGTTCTTCGGAGAAAACATATTCAGAAGTGACTTATCCGTATCAGTTCCCGAGCTTGGATCGCTCCTTGAACATACCGAGGCGATAGGGGAGTCCGAGAAATCCGCCGCAAAAATCTTTGGTTCCGACGAGACCTACTTCGTAACGAACGGCACATCGACATCAAACAAGATAGTTTTCCATTACTGCGTTACACCCGGAGATATCGTTCTCATTGACAGAAACTGTCACAAGTCGATTATGCATTCAATTATCATGACCGGTGCGATTCCCATCTATCTCACGCCGAGCAGAAACTCACTGGGAATAATCGGACCGATACATGAGGAGAATTTCGAGTGGAGCGAAATAGAAAAGGCAATCAAGGAAAGCCCCCTTGTAGAAGACAAAGAGAATTACAGAATAAAACTGGCAGTCATTACAAATTCCACGTACGATGGTCTCTGCTACAACGCAAGAACGATCCTCGACAGGCTTGAGAAAGTGGTCGATTTCGTTCTTTTTGACGAGGCCTGGTACGCCTACGCAAAATTCCACCCCATGTATCTTGGCCGATTCGGAATGTCTTCCGATATCGACAGGGAGAGATCCCCGGTAGTCTTTTCAACACACTCCACCCACAAGCTCCTGGCAGCCTTCTCTCAAGGCTCCATGATTCACGTGAAGGACGGGAGAAAGAGGGTTGATCACGGGAGATTTAACGAAGCCTATATGATGCATATGTCGACTTCCCCCCAGTACGCGATTATTGCATCGCTCGACGTCGCTGCAAAAATGATGGCCGGGAATGCTGGAAGATTCCTTATAGATGAAACGATTCAAGAGGCAATTATTTTCAGAAAGAAGATGAAGCACCTCAAGAAAGAGATAGAATCCAAAGAGACCGATCGAAAGAGACGCTGGTGGTTGGAAATATGGCAGCCGGACAAAGTCTCTATTGAAACCGAAAGCGGCGAGCGAAAGACCTTTGATCTCGAGGACATAGATGAGTCCATCTTGAAGGACAGGCCCGACTGCTGGTATCTCAAGGCTAACGAAGACTGGCACGGATTTGGAAAGCTCGACAATGACTATGCCCTTCTCGATCCCGTGAAGGTAACTGTGATGACTCCGGGTATCACGAGACAGGGTGGAATGAGAAACTGGGGAATACCTGCAACAATAGTGACTGCATTCCTTAGACACAGGGGAATCGTAGTTGAGAAATCAGGCCATTATTCCTTCCTCATTCTTTTCTCCTTGGGACTGACTAAAGGAAAATCCGGGACTCTTCTGGCAGAACTCTTCACTTTCAAAAAGCTTTTCGATGAAGACGCCCCTTTGGACGATGTATTTCCGGATATCGTTAGGGAGTTTCCAAAGAAGTACGGGAAAATGACTCTACAGGAACTGTGCAGACAAATGCACGAGTACCTAAGAAAAGTGAAAATTACGAAGGTTCTAAAAGATGTCTACTCACAAAATCCAGAGCAGGTAATGCTGCCAGCTAAGGCCTACGCGGAGTTAGTAAACGGTAATACTGAACTGGTGAGAATCCGCGAGCTGCAGAACAGGATTTCTGCCGTCATGGTCGTTCCGTACCCTCCCGGAATACCAGTGATAATGCCCGGCGAGAGATACACCGGTGAAACAAAGAGAATAATCGAGTATCTCAATCTCTCCGAGGAGTTCGACAACAAGTTCCCTGGATTTGAGAATGAGATGCACGGCCTCAAGATGAAGATAGACAGCGCCAACAAGAAGAGGTACTACACTTATTGCTTGAAGGAGATCGAACAGGAAGACAACCGATAG
- a CDS encoding inorganic phosphate transporter — MILALLPAVFFGWTLGRNDAANIYGTTVTSGILRYRSAALISALAVLIGAIIGGAGGMQTLSKLSSHTLLSASVNAAAAGISVLLLNRIGLPVSSSQAVVGSVVGIGLISGGVDWLAVLKIVACWITTPLGAAIAGYISYRFFGFWFRKIPSILAQDIILKSSAIIIGGLGSFALGANNVANVTGSFAEIIGVDKAVLIGGLSISAGAIMFSRRVMYTIGTKIVALEAFASIIASLAQSVTVLIYAFIGVPVSVSQAIVGAVIGVGLARGTKNFDSGMTRRIVYGWVFTPVISGVISIVLYLSLSSILVTLPK; from the coding sequence GTGATCCTCGCTCTTCTGCCTGCTGTTTTCTTCGGGTGGACTCTTGGAAGGAACGATGCAGCGAACATTTACGGTACAACAGTAACAAGCGGAATTCTGAGATACAGATCGGCGGCACTGATTTCTGCGCTTGCCGTACTCATTGGAGCTATAATCGGTGGTGCAGGAGGTATGCAGACCCTCTCTAAACTAAGCTCCCATACTTTGCTCTCAGCTTCAGTAAACGCTGCAGCGGCAGGAATCTCTGTTCTTTTGCTCAACAGAATAGGTCTACCCGTTTCCTCATCTCAAGCAGTTGTTGGCTCGGTGGTAGGCATTGGACTTATCAGCGGAGGTGTAGACTGGCTAGCTGTCTTGAAAATCGTAGCTTGCTGGATTACAACTCCATTGGGAGCGGCAATCGCCGGTTACATCTCATACAGGTTCTTTGGTTTCTGGTTCAGGAAGATTCCATCGATACTTGCTCAGGACATAATTCTGAAATCGTCCGCCATAATCATTGGAGGCTTAGGTTCATTTGCACTTGGCGCAAACAACGTAGCAAACGTTACTGGGAGCTTTGCAGAAATTATTGGCGTTGATAAAGCCGTGTTGATCGGAGGACTGAGCATATCAGCCGGGGCAATAATGTTCAGCAGAAGAGTTATGTACACAATAGGGACCAAGATAGTTGCTCTCGAAGCTTTTGCGTCGATCATTGCCTCACTGGCACAATCAGTTACAGTGCTAATTTATGCCTTTATTGGAGTCCCGGTTTCGGTTTCACAGGCAATAGTGGGAGCGGTTATTGGAGTCGGCCTGGCCAGAGGTACGAAAAACTTTGATTCTGGAATGACAAGGAGGATCGTATATGGGTGGGTATTCACTCCCGTTATCTCAGGGGTTATCTCGATTGTCCTCTACTTATCCCTCAGTTCCATATTAGTTACACTGCCAAAATGA
- a CDS encoding nitroreductase family protein yields MLSKQEIKKAIGLRVTQRKFQERQLSPEQKKEVNDALRDIVPINSESVLHWYFSPEFPSGSGIVLAKMSDFSTPSLVKYGFEGEQIVLNLTLKGFSTSWARLPNYLSMIVVGFAADGSGDIVERASRFLYREANRKPLKEVVYGKEDYIDEKMKDIIDAGRMAPSSFNRQPWKFEVLGENEIAIHGWKKIPLIYEEVIAIDLGVVLSHMYLMANAMSDRARVEAISQRSYLLTF; encoded by the coding sequence ATGTTAAGCAAACAGGAGATCAAGAAGGCAATCGGGTTGAGGGTAACACAGAGAAAGTTTCAGGAAAGGCAGTTGTCTCCTGAACAGAAGAAAGAAGTCAATGACGCTCTGAGAGATATTGTTCCGATTAACTCCGAAAGTGTTTTGCATTGGTACTTCTCTCCAGAATTTCCTTCCGGATCGGGAATTGTGCTTGCGAAAATGAGTGACTTTTCTACACCAAGTCTTGTGAAGTATGGATTCGAAGGCGAGCAGATCGTTCTAAACCTTACTTTGAAGGGATTCTCGACTAGCTGGGCACGACTGCCAAATTATCTATCTATGATTGTTGTTGGCTTTGCTGCGGATGGTAGTGGAGACATCGTCGAGAGAGCTTCCCGTTTTCTTTACAGGGAGGCTAACAGGAAGCCCCTCAAAGAAGTTGTATATGGCAAGGAAGATTACATAGACGAAAAAATGAAAGACATTATCGATGCGGGAAGAATGGCACCCTCATCGTTCAACAGACAACCCTGGAAGTTTGAGGTTTTGGGAGAAAACGAGATAGCAATTCACGGCTGGAAGAAGATTCCTCTGATCTATGAAGAGGTTATAGCGATCGATCTCGGTGTTGTTTTATCGCACATGTATCTCATGGCAAATGCTATGAGCGACAGAGCTAGAGTAGAAGCGATAAGCCAGAGGAGTTATTTGCTGACATTCTAA
- a CDS encoding flavodoxin family protein, which translates to MKSIVVYFSYDESTKALAEAMASSIGADLLRLVPTGEFTRTYYHHVENPEQIETTPGYDPDKEHIWGSESVTMNNSPELEPYSFDPNMYDFIVLGSPVWALTYAPPINTFLQENKIQGKKIALFCTHEGMIGGALENLKKALKGNEVVQESDFESPSSRLEEYIETAKEWVREVKESL; encoded by the coding sequence ATGAAGTCTATTGTTGTTTATTTCTCATACGATGAAAGCACTAAAGCACTTGCAGAGGCAATGGCCTCTTCAATAGGTGCTGACCTTCTGAGGCTGGTTCCCACGGGGGAGTTCACTCGGACCTATTATCACCATGTGGAGAATCCCGAACAGATAGAGACCACGCCCGGCTATGACCCAGATAAGGAGCATATCTGGGGAAGCGAGTCGGTGACTATGAATAACAGTCCCGAACTTGAGCCGTATAGCTTCGATCCGAACATGTATGATTTCATAGTCTTGGGGAGTCCGGTGTGGGCTCTTACATATGCACCTCCGATCAATACATTTCTTCAAGAGAACAAAATCCAGGGAAAGAAGATCGCTCTCTTCTGTACGCATGAAGGAATGATAGGTGGCGCCCTCGAGAATCTGAAAAAGGCTTTGAAGGGGAATGAAGTCGTTCAGGAGAGTGACTTCGAATCTCCTTCTTCAAGATTAGAGGAGTATATCGAGACTGCGAAGGAATGGGTGAGAGAGGTTAAGGAGAGTCTCTAG
- a CDS encoding encapsulin-associated ferritin-like protein encodes MSSYHESVDQLSEKAKDISRALNSLKEEIEAVDWYNQRVDVTEDAELKAVMAHNRDEEIEHACMTLEWLRRNMDGWDDELKTYLFTKAPITEVEEAGSGSENSGLNIGKM; translated from the coding sequence ATGAGCAGTTATCATGAATCGGTTGATCAGCTAAGCGAAAAGGCAAAGGACATTTCCAGAGCTCTCAACAGCCTTAAGGAAGAGATCGAGGCCGTAGACTGGTACAACCAGAGAGTGGATGTAACTGAGGATGCCGAACTGAAGGCTGTAATGGCGCATAACAGGGACGAGGAGATAGAGCATGCCTGCATGACTCTCGAATGGCTCCGTAGAAATATGGACGGTTGGGATGACGAGCTTAAAACATATCTGTTCACGAAGGCACCAATCACCGAAGTTGAGGAAGCCGGATCGGGTTCCGAAAACAGCGGTCTGAACATCGGAAAGATGTAA
- a CDS encoding family 1 encapsulin nanocompartment shell protein: MDLFKRQLAPLTSEAWEEINERAKQVLKSYLSARKVVSVVGPKGWEYSFVPEGRVKILEKEGEVGVGLRKAKPLLEVRVPFKLVRWEMDDIERGAKDSDLGPLEEAAKQIALFEENVIYNGYEKATVKGIVESVENKPIPLGSKPNEIIESLSKAAQVLKDNFVDGPFALIVNPETMAILNSHVSGYPLVKRIESFLGTDIVVSRVVKDALLLPKDHEDLELVIGGDFEIGYQSHTDKEVELFISESFTFRVLDPAIIVKLTV; this comes from the coding sequence ATGGATCTTTTCAAAAGACAACTAGCCCCATTGACGAGCGAGGCGTGGGAAGAAATAAATGAAAGAGCTAAGCAGGTTCTTAAGAGCTATCTCTCCGCAAGAAAAGTGGTTAGTGTGGTTGGTCCAAAGGGATGGGAGTATTCTTTCGTTCCGGAAGGAAGGGTCAAAATTCTCGAAAAAGAAGGAGAGGTCGGTGTAGGTCTTAGAAAGGCGAAGCCTCTTTTAGAGGTGAGAGTTCCCTTCAAGCTGGTCCGCTGGGAGATGGACGATATAGAGAGAGGCGCAAAGGATTCCGATCTGGGACCGCTTGAAGAAGCGGCAAAACAGATAGCGCTCTTCGAGGAAAATGTAATCTACAATGGCTATGAAAAGGCGACCGTCAAAGGAATCGTAGAGTCGGTCGAAAACAAACCGATTCCTCTGGGTTCAAAGCCGAACGAAATCATCGAATCACTTTCAAAGGCTGCTCAGGTTTTGAAGGACAATTTCGTGGATGGACCGTTCGCTCTCATCGTCAATCCCGAAACAATGGCGATTCTCAATTCTCATGTTTCCGGATACCCGCTTGTGAAGCGAATCGAGTCCTTCCTCGGCACGGATATTGTTGTAAGCAGAGTTGTGAAGGACGCACTGCTTCTTCCGAAGGATCATGAAGACCTTGAACTGGTTATCGGCGGAGACTTCGAAATAGGTTATCAGAGTCACACTGACAAAGAAGTCGAACTCTTCATATCGGAATCATTCACCTTCAGGGTTCTCGATCCGGCGATCATTGTTAAGTTGACAGTCTAA